The following coding sequences lie in one Pseudorca crassidens isolate mPseCra1 chromosome 2, mPseCra1.hap1, whole genome shotgun sequence genomic window:
- the TMEM269 gene encoding transmembrane protein 269 isoform X3, with translation MNEFSWKDVASALSVANMILGLLSIFCSFCKKSPCASWMLLVSFLLDMAIGAMTRHLNICSTSGAKLNDFAVFTTFGLASALLLGMDGPLNGFLAIIYVLAISVRLCFYSAGVPFTYKGLPCPYASCVLASTSLLTKGNTFILSCMATFMILFMMDESYYPHDEILESENWKKMVYLGDALWHKAAHLKQQHRRH, from the exons ATGAATGAATTTTCCTGGAAGGATGTTGCCAGTGCCTTGTCCGTGGCCAACATGATCCTGGGGCTCTTATCCATCTTCTGCAGTTTCTGCAA GAAGTCCCCCTGTGCCTCCTGGATGCTTCTGGTCAGCTTTCTATTAGACATGGCTATCGGGGCAATGACGAGACACCTCAACATCTGCTCCACATCAG GAGCCAagctgaatgactttgctgtctTCACCACCTTTGGCCTGGCCTCAGCCCTGCTTCTAGGCATGGATGGGCCTCTGAATGGCTTCCTGGCCATCATCTATGTGTTGGCTATTTCAGTCCGCCTCTGTTTCTATTCAGCTG GCGTTCCCTTCACATACAAGGGTCTACCCTGCCCCTATGCTTCCTGTGTTTTGGCCTCCACCTCCCTCCTGACCAAAGGCAACACATTCATTCTCTCTTGCATGGCCACATTCATGATTCTATTCATGATGGACGAGAGCTACTACCCACATGACGAAATCCTGGAGTCtgagaactggaaaaaaatggtCTATCTGGGAG